The following are from one region of the Lytechinus pictus isolate F3 Inbred chromosome 4, Lp3.0, whole genome shotgun sequence genome:
- the LOC129259068 gene encoding uncharacterized protein LOC129259068, whose product MNPQHIHQNMGYLPLLAEEGLKVVNSYQGSVHLPPDDYHQPQTSAQQHYMPHYQVPGDGYPHHHHHPHDRMQGMYIGPPGIGGPGGAGSSTSATDDINLHSFDDNRGGLVTFNQPQYLPKTTAPLPAEPKPKERSKKSKGGQPKKRARNPGAWKRNTNKRLRNSGQPYINSNGCVMPARKMKESCKNCRQRCPERISEEQRQEIFDDYWHSNKDWTYRRMYIIEHALPQPIQRRRSKRDMDQKARRISFHYHLTCDGIMEKVCKRFFLNTLAVGEKFVIISLHKKTVDGKVIPDRRGRHPAANQIPYDMKQEARRHIQLNILNRPQEQVSLPKMYDSYVQECGMQQRTTVKKHFYRKLMNEELRISQQRLEGPDEVRNEERPLDYTPTPQVSALECLIKELWQKEQERIRNTKPKCSLKDKLKEYHALRFGGKEYVNFKGQVRPSRKMKEPCENCQKACTEHITEEQRQSLFNNFWDPNKDWTEKKKYVLSCTESRPVIKSRIRLKRGRAATRFGRPHRFTYFFEVDGKKVPVCRKYFVNTLGLSHNFIASCIAKQDENGDFDPAKRKKSGTLAKLPPAAAKDIRQHIIYNCWADPNKGREYQTHSSTRGWSWNVSKMYAAYRQCCWMRGTKPASTYMYRRVFCEEMKIFEECKMLTASNPSSSTRLAGKKQAESKSGKAASGSSMQATAQESPATTSSADGPEGDILDDQDEVSMEPTDAENDKDYQPSSEEDYDEDDDDDDEDYTPPKRKAQVSAGPHCSVPIMPLEQMPGTYDGEEDCAEEKDEQLEDFPSTSGQVGHTKPRYRPSDTADMRCAGQTYVNDKGNVIPARKIKEPCTNCRKQCMERVPQEMREKIFNMFWSKEMPWEKKRQYMEDCIEETAVKKRTLPASQMKLTRKVHMKYTLKLGDWQENVCKLFFLNTLGISQKFAIVSLRKQKERLLQDVEIPPFDPSDPVSLPDPAPLAPVPSEPTPASTNNADSSFRDVLSHLLLIPTSNMS is encoded by the exons ATGAATCCTCAGCATATCCACCAGAACATGGGCTACTTGCCCCTGCTAGCCGAGGAAGGCTTGAAAGTAGTCAACAGCTACCAGGGCAGTGTCCACCTCCCTCCGGACGACTATCACCAGCCGCAGACCTCAGCCCAGCAGCATTACATGCCCCACTATCAG GTCCCGGGAGATGGGTAtcctcaccaccaccaccatccccATGATCGGATGCAAGGCATGTACATAGGACCTCCAGGGATTGGAGGACCAGGAGGAGCAGGCAGCAGTACCAGTGCTACAGATGACATCAACTTGCATAGCTTTGATGATAACAGGGGAGGGCTGGTGACATTCAACCAACCGCAGTACCTCCCAAAGACGACCGCCCCTCTGCCAGCTGAGCCTAAACCTAAGGAAAGgtccaagaaaagcaaaggtgGGCAGCCTAAGAAGAGGGCTCGGAACCCAGGGGCCTGGAAGAGGAACACCAACAAGAGGTTGCGTAATTCAGGGCAGCCGTATATCAATTCGAATGGATGCGTCATGCCAGCTCGGAAGATGAAGGAGTCGTGTAAGAACTGCAGGCAGCGATGTCCTGAGAGGATCAGCGAGGAGCAGAGGCAGGAGATCTTTGATGATTATTGGCATAGTAACAAGGACTGGACCTACAGACGAATGTACATCATCGAGCATGCTTTGCCTCAGCCTATTCAGAGGAGGCGATCCAAGAGGGATATGGATCAGAAAGCTCGCAGAATCAGCTTCCATTACCATTTGACTTGCGATGGCATCATGGAGAAGGTTTGCAAGAGATTCTTTCTCAACACCCTTGCTGTTGGAGAAAAGTTTGTCATCATATCACTGCATAAAAAGACAGTTGATGGGAAAGTGATACCTGATAGACGAGGAAGGCATCCAGCTGCGAACCAAATCCCCTACGACATGAAGCAAGAGGCAAGGAGGCATATCCAGCTGAATATCTTGAACAGACCGCAGGAACAGGTCAGCCTTCCCAAGATGTATGACTCGTATGTTCAGGAGTGCGGGATGCAACAGAGAACAACGGTTAAGAAGCACTTCTATCGTAAGCTCATGAATGAAGAGCTTAGGATATCTCAGCAGAGATTAGAGGGACCAGATGAAGTGCGAAATGAAGAGCGCCCTCTGGACTACACTCCTACGCCACAAGTCAGTGCTCTTGAGTGCCTAATCAAAGAGCTCTGGCAGAAAGAACAAGAACGTATCCGCAATACCAAACCAAAATGCAGCCTGAAAGATAAGTTGAAAGAGTACCATGCCTTGAGATTTGGGGGAAAGGAGTATGTGAACTTCAAAGGGCAAGTTAGGCCATCACGGAAGATGAAAGAGCCTTGTGAGAATTGCCAGAAAGCTTGCACAGAGCATATCACAGAAGAGCAAAGACAAAGCCTATTTAACAACTTCTGGGATCCTAATAAAGACTGGACAGAAAAGAAGAAGTATGTCCTCAGCTGTACAGAATCAAGGCCTGTCATCAAATCTAGGATAAGACTTAAGAGGGGTAGGGCTGCAACAAGGTTCGGCAGGCCTCACAGATTCACTTATTTCTTTGAGGTGGATGGTAAGAAAGTACCCGTTTGTCGCAAGTATTTTGTCAACACCCTTGGCCTTAGTCATAATTTCATAGCTTCTTGCATTGCAAAGCAGgatgaaaatggtgattttgatcCAGCCAAGAGGAAGAAGTCTGGAACTCTTGCCAAGTTACCCCCTGCTGCAGCCAAAGATATCAGACAGCACATCATCTACAACTGCTGGGCAGATCCAAATAAGGGTAGAGAGTATCAGACCCATTCTTCAACCAGAGGATGGTCATGGAACGTCTCCAAGATGTATGCTGCTTATCGTCAGTGTTGTTGGATGCGAGGCACAAAGCCTGCAAGCACTTACATGTACAGGAGGGTGTTCTGCGAggaaatgaaaatttttgaGGAATGTAAAATGTTGACAGCAAGCAATCCGAGTTCATCCACCAGGCTTGCTGGGAAGAAACAGGCAGAGAGTAAGTCTGGGAAGGCAGCCTCAGGTTCTTCAATGCAAGCAACAGCTCAGGAATCACCTGCCACTACTTCTTCTGCTGATGGTCCAGAGGGTGACATTCTGGATGATCAAGATGAAGTGTCTATGGAACCTACAGATGcagaaaatgataaagactatCAACCGTCAAGTGAAGAAgattatgatgaagatgatgatgatgatgatgaagattacACACCACCAAAAAGGAAGGCTCAGGTTTCTGCTGGTCCTCACTGCTCTGTGCCCATAATGCCTCTCGAACAGATGCCAGGAACATATGATGGGGAAGAGGACTGTGCAGAGGAGAAGGATGAACAGCTTGAAGATTTTCCTTCAACCTCTGGGCAGGTTGGTCATACCAAACCAAGGTATCGTCCTAGTGACACAGCCGACATGCGTTGTGCCGGTCAGACCTATGTCAATGACAAAGGCAACGTCATCCCAGCCCGAAAGATCAAGGAACCCTGCACAAACTGTCGCAAACAATGCATGGAACGTGTGCCTCAGGAGATGCGGGAAAAGATCTTCAACATGTTCTGGAGCAAAGAAATGCCCTGGGAGAAGAAGCGTCAATACATGGAAGACTGCATTGAAGAGACCGCTGTCAAGAAGCGAACACTCCCAGCTTCTCAGATGAAGCTGACTCGCAAGGTGCACATGAAATACACACTCAAGTTGGGAGACTGGCAGGAGAATGTTTGCAAACTTTTCTTTCTGAACACACTTGGAATCAGCCAGAAATTTGCCATTGTATCCCTGAGAAAGCAGAAAGAACGGCTTCTCCAGGATGTTGAGATTCCCCCTTTTGATCCATCTGATCCAGTCTCTCTTCCTGATCCAGCCCCTCTTGCTCCAGTGCCAAGTGAACCAACTCCTGCATCTACAAATAATGCAGATAGTAGTTTTAGAGATGTACTTTCCCATCTGCTTCTAATCCCTACATCGAATATGTCTTAA
- the LOC129259067 gene encoding coiled-coil domain-containing protein 81-like produces the protein MTEVLSELVSDAKRHKFSTIPKLSDDDIVSVWENVANFVERHMAQQKGVQIHALGTFTFTQKKIDIGNNKFILIQRPVFVLSEKFAQTHGLSYTKHFTSGQVPIVQLNFATLSNESPFDRDTVEGCVREVLQALSRCVQSKKNVEFTFTGIGRLTIRDSKVKMKFYKDFLNMMDGSGRLVEALRNRPDTADSVLSRASVFRPATGGTVVLPKITQGAGKDGFSFENEDKERQMPAIEEVREVEERGESRLGDAPEQEDEGLGRELEDEAPKKPATLVRPSSRQLIPTAKATSLSLLDDLAPSPPPQPRGLKSTPSPPPGKPPSPKGELPPPRSPAEIRESLANEAEAMERSRSATCSHAHEKAGQELCYLCHQRAVRNVPVSFEVERKRKEQEQDRLLQQFQHLKDTESILRDQAQNMSNKHHSQKIAAFNLGVSEAIKNKQKERSTEFHRSYVFQNRARTPPRFLKQEEYATHLGSQVEAKAVDRVKRKQDTDFLERLEQVQLAEELSAQRERYLRDKMEQTDMYKRALSAQVRFKPLPLPGAVPDSKEPIFGKFDATNEQLAERRRRAIEVFQEQISAVENRRKTGLSNHVKTQNEETDMLEKTRRELIADRAARFDQAFQTRKSLEDTWKEATALKKSREEEQMLKLQSPGILLHEQCDQYHRCEQCLRTLKNCGESNIWSESRYIPGSRLIM, from the exons ATGACGGAGGTACTTTCAGAACTGGTTTCAGATGCCAAACGACACAAGTTTTCAACGATTCCCAAACTCTCCGATGATG ATATTGTGAGTGTTTGGGAAAATGTTGCGAACTTTGTGGAACGGCACATGGCCCAACAAAAG GGAGTTCAAATCCATGCTCTTGGAACATTCACCTTTACCCAGAAGAAGATCGATATtggaaataataaatttatcctcatccAGAGGCCTGTCTTTGTACTCTCAGAGAAGTTTGCCCAGACACATGGACTCAGCTACACTAAACATTTCACCTCAG GTCAAGTCCCTATCGTTCAACTCAACTTTGCAACACTTTCCAACGAGAGCCCCTTTGATCGCGACACTGTAGAGGGATGTGTTCGCGAAGTTCTTCAGGCGCTTTCTCGTTGCGTTCAGTCTAAGAAGAATGTAGAATTCACCTTTACCGGTATCGGACGTCTGACTATTCGTGATAGCAAAGTCAAGATGAAGTTTTATAAGGATTTCCTCAATATGATGGATGGTTCAGGCCGTCTAGTTGAAGCTCTCAGAAAT CGGCCTGATACAGCAGACTCTGTGCTATCGAGGGCCAGTGTTTTCAGACCAGCCACAGGTGGTACAGTTGTTCTACCAAA AATCACCCAGGGTGCAGGCAAGGATGGATTCAGTTTTGAGAATGAGGATAAAGAGCGTCAGATGCCCGCCATTGAAGAGGTCAGAGAGGTTGAAGAACGTGGAGAGTCGCGCCTTGGTGACGCCCCGGAACAGGAAGATGAGGGGCTTGGGAGAGAACTAGAAGATG AAGCTCCCAAGAAACCGGCCACACTGGTGCGGCCCTCATCCCGGCAACTAATCCCCACGGCCAAGGCAACCAGCTTAAGCCTCCTAGATGACCTTGCCCCGTCCCCACCCCCTCAACCCAGAGGGCTAAAAAGCACCCCGTCACCCCCTCCAGGCAAGCCCCCATCCCCCAAGGGGGAACTCCCCCCTCCACGCTCCCCTGCAGAGATCCGTGAATCCCTCGCAAATGAAGCAGAGGCGATGGAGAGGTCAAGATCCGCCACTTGCTCGCATGCCCATGAGAAAGCAGGGCAGGAACTGTGCTATCTCTGCCACCAGAGGGCGGTGCGCAATGTACCTGTATCGTTTGAGGTTgagaggaagaggaaggaaCAGGAGCAAGATCGATTGTTGCAACAGTTTCAGCATTTGAAAGACACAGAGTCTATTCTTAGAGATCAG gctCAGAATATGTCTAACAAGCATCATTCCCAGAAGATAGCAGCCTTTAACCTTGGTGTTAGTGAGGCAATTAAGAACAAGCAGAAGGAAAGATCCACTGAATTTCAT AGATCATACGTATTCCAGAACCGCGCCCGCACTCCGCCCCGCTTCCTGAAGCAGGAGGAGTATGCCACCCATCTTGGATCTCAGGTAGAAGCTAAAGCCGTGGACAGGGTCAAGCGCAAGCAAGACACAGACTTCCTGGAGAGGCTAGAACAAGTGCAACTGGCAGAGGA GCTTTCAGCACAGAGAGAAAGATACCTCAGAGATAAGATGGAACAAACCGATATGTACAAGAGGGCACTTTCAGCTCAG gTGCGTTTCAAGCCTCTACCATTGCCAGGGGCAGTACCCGACTCTAAGGAGCCTATCTTTGGCAAGTTTGACGCCACCAACGAGCAGCTTGCCGAGCGGAGGCGGCGAGCCATTGAGGTCTTTCAGGAGCAGATCTCGGCGGTAGAGAATAGGCGAAAGACCGGCCTGTCTAACCACGTCAAGACCCAGAATGAAGAGACTGACATGCTGGAGAAGACTCGTAGAGA ATTGATCGCTGACCGTGCGGCTCGCTTTGATCAGGCTTTCCAGACGAGGAAATCCCTGGAGGATACGTGGAAGGAGGCGACGGCCCTCAAGAAGAGTCGGGAGGAGGAGCAGATGCTCAAACTCCAGAGCCCCGGCATCCTTCTCCACGAGCAGTGCGACCAGTACCACCGATGTGAACAGTGCCTACGAACGCTCAAGAACTGCGGCGAATCTAACATATGGAGTGAATCCAGATACATCCCTGGCTCTCGGCTAATTATGTAG